A single window of Caldicellulosiruptoraceae bacterium PP1 DNA harbors:
- a CDS encoding alpha-galactosidase, producing the protein MPIIFDKINNVFHIKAKETSYIIKIFKNKYLAHIYWGKNIDYVNLPDEVVTGGRAFGATPDANDKTYTFDAMAMEYPVYGNSDFRAPAFQIELEDGSRICNLVYKSHFIYNGKPKLEGLPATYVENDNEAQTLEIELYDELVNLKVILYYTAYEDYNVITRSVKVINEGTKKIKLLRALSMSVTFDNADFDLLHLWGSWARERMVERVPVIHGLQVIESARGESSHQHNPFIALLSKDATEKSGDVYGFSLVYSGNFASIVEVDQFDTIRVSMGINPFEFTWVLNPNESFQTPEVVMVYSSNGIGDMSRTYHRLYRKRLCRGAYRDKRRPILVNNWEATYFNFNEEKLLSIAKEAADLGIELFVLDDGWFGKRDDDTTSLGDWFVDKRKLPNGLDGLAKKINEMGLKFGLWFEPEMISPESELFKKHPDWCFQVRGRSITQCRNQYVLDISREEVRNEILRMMKEILKTTPIEYIKWDMNRPLTEVWSFDLPPERQKEVFHRYVLGLYKMMDELITEFPHILFEGCSGGGGRFDPGILYFMPQIWTSDDSDAIERLKIQYGTSIVYPAITMGAHVSAVPNHQVGRITPMETRGHVAMSGCFGYELDLNKLSEDEKRIIKEQIAQYKKIWHISQEGDMYRLISPFEKNAASWMFVTTDKKEAFVVYVNILSEPLPPLKRLKLDGLDPNKKYNIEGTDKVYYGSELMNLGLEIPSIFGDFKSFLWVLKEC; encoded by the coding sequence ATGCCAATAATTTTTGATAAGATTAATAATGTTTTTCACATTAAAGCTAAAGAAACAAGTTACATAATTAAAATCTTTAAAAATAAATATCTTGCCCATATTTATTGGGGTAAAAATATTGATTATGTAAATTTACCAGATGAAGTTGTAACAGGTGGAAGAGCATTTGGAGCAACACCAGATGCAAATGATAAAACTTATACATTTGATGCCATGGCCATGGAATATCCTGTATATGGTAATTCTGATTTTAGAGCTCCTGCATTTCAAATTGAGCTTGAAGATGGCTCAAGAATTTGCAATCTTGTATATAAATCTCATTTTATATATAATGGTAAACCAAAGTTAGAAGGTTTACCTGCAACTTATGTTGAAAATGATAACGAAGCCCAAACACTTGAAATTGAGCTATATGATGAATTGGTTAATTTGAAAGTTATTCTATATTATACGGCATATGAAGATTATAATGTTATAACACGTAGTGTTAAAGTAATAAATGAAGGTACAAAGAAAATTAAACTTTTAAGAGCTCTAAGTATGTCTGTGACATTTGATAATGCTGATTTTGATTTACTCCATCTTTGGGGTTCCTGGGCTAGAGAAAGAATGGTTGAAAGAGTTCCAGTTATTCATGGCTTACAAGTAATTGAAAGTGCTAGAGGTGAAAGTTCGCATCAACATAATCCATTTATTGCTCTTTTAAGCAAAGATGCTACCGAAAAGAGTGGTGATGTATATGGATTTAGCTTGGTTTACAGTGGTAACTTTGCGTCAATAGTGGAAGTAGATCAATTTGATACTATAAGGGTATCCATGGGAATTAATCCTTTTGAGTTTACATGGGTGTTAAATCCAAATGAGAGTTTCCAAACACCTGAGGTAGTCATGGTTTATTCTTCTAATGGCATTGGAGATATGTCGCGTACTTATCATAGACTATATAGAAAAAGGCTATGCCGAGGAGCTTATAGAGATAAGAGAAGACCAATATTAGTTAACAATTGGGAAGCAACATATTTTAACTTTAATGAAGAAAAATTATTAAGTATTGCAAAAGAGGCTGCAGATTTAGGAATTGAGCTTTTTGTATTAGATGATGGATGGTTTGGGAAAAGAGATGATGATACTACTTCTTTAGGAGACTGGTTTGTTGATAAAAGAAAATTACCTAATGGGCTTGATGGGCTTGCTAAAAAGATAAATGAAATGGGATTAAAATTTGGACTTTGGTTTGAACCTGAGATGATTTCCCCTGAAAGTGAACTATTTAAAAAACATCCTGATTGGTGTTTCCAGGTTAGAGGAAGAAGTATAACACAGTGTAGAAACCAATATGTTCTTGATATTTCGCGAGAAGAAGTCAGAAATGAAATACTTAGAATGATGAAAGAAATTTTAAAAACTACTCCAATTGAATATATTAAATGGGATATGAATAGACCTTTGACAGAGGTTTGGTCTTTTGATTTGCCACCTGAGAGGCAAAAAGAGGTATTCCATAGGTATGTATTAGGATTATATAAGATGATGGATGAGCTAATCACAGAGTTTCCACATATACTATTTGAAGGTTGCTCTGGCGGTGGTGGTAGATTTGACCCCGGTATTTTATATTTTATGCCTCAAATATGGACTAGTGATGATTCAGATGCAATTGAAAGACTCAAAATTCAATATGGAACAAGTATAGTTTATCCTGCAATAACAATGGGGGCTCATGTATCTGCTGTTCCTAACCATCAGGTAGGCAGAATAACACCAATGGAGACAAGAGGACATGTTGCAATGTCTGGTTGTTTTGGATATGAGCTTGATCTAAATAAACTTTCTGAAGATGAAAAGAGGATAATAAAAGAACAAATAGCACAGTATAAAAAGATTTGGCATATTTCACAAGAAGGGGATATGTACAGGCTAATTAGTCCATTTGAAAAAAATGCTGCTTCATGGATGTTTGTAACAACTGATAAAAAAGAAGCATTTGTTGTGTACGTAAATATTTTATCTGAGCCTTTACCACCTTTAAAGAGACTTAAACTTGATGGACTTGATCCAAATAAAAAGTACAATATTGAAGGCACAGACAAAGTTTATTATGGTAGTGAACTTATGAATTTGGGATTAGAAATTCCAAGTATTTTTGGAGACTTTAAGTCGTTTTTGTGGGTTTTAAAAGAGTGCTAA
- a CDS encoding SIMPL domain-containing protein, which produces MNSKNITYIIIALILGASLTISSAFLSKGLINLRSNQNTILVTGSAKKQIKSDLVKWTGNFSTQSKDLKEAYKTLQESHEKVKNYFLSKGLSEKDFVFSSISTITNYEVLPNGVYSTKVDSYRLVQSIQITSSDVDKITELSRQSTELINLGIQFESLPPQYYYTKIANLKVDMLGLATKDAMNRASQIANSTGIKIGNLRSAKMGVFQITPLYSTEVADYGINDTSSVDKEITAIVNCEFEIK; this is translated from the coding sequence ATGAATAGCAAAAATATAACCTATATTATAATTGCTTTAATTTTAGGAGCTTCTTTAACCATTTCCTCTGCGTTTTTATCCAAAGGTTTAATTAATCTAAGGTCAAATCAAAACACAATTTTAGTGACTGGTTCTGCAAAGAAGCAAATAAAATCAGATTTGGTAAAATGGACAGGTAACTTCTCAACACAATCAAAAGATTTAAAAGAAGCATATAAAACACTTCAAGAAAGTCATGAAAAAGTCAAAAATTATTTCTTATCAAAAGGTCTTAGTGAAAAGGATTTTGTTTTTTCATCAATATCAACCATTACAAATTATGAAGTATTACCAAATGGTGTTTATTCTACTAAGGTTGATAGTTACAGATTAGTTCAAAGTATTCAGATTACTTCAAGTGACGTTGACAAAATAACTGAGCTTTCAAGACAATCAACTGAACTTATAAATCTTGGTATTCAATTCGAGTCTCTACCTCCACAATACTATTATACAAAAATAGCTAACCTAAAGGTTGATATGCTGGGGCTTGCAACTAAAGATGCAATGAACAGAGCAAGTCAAATAGCCAATAGTACTGGTATAAAGATTGGTAATCTTAGATCTGCCAAAATGGGAGTATTTCAAATAACCCCATTATATTCAACAGAGGTTGCTGATTATGGTATCAATGATACATCATCTGTTGATAAAGAAATAACTGCAATTGTTAATTGTGAGTTTGAAATTAAATAA
- a CDS encoding VOC family protein yields the protein MKSIIPHITFNNCKEAIEYYKSIFGGEVKNVQLASNNPMFKEHKDKILHAELHINENCIIYMVDNFGKDITSNFIDLILEMDSEDEIKRVYEALCKDGTIKLELQKTFWGALHAMVTDKYGVTWGLNYTIK from the coding sequence GTGAAAAGCATTATTCCACATATAACTTTTAATAATTGTAAAGAAGCTATTGAATATTACAAAAGTATTTTTGGTGGAGAAGTGAAGAATGTACAATTAGCTTCTAACAATCCAATGTTTAAGGAACACAAAGACAAGATTTTACATGCTGAACTTCATATAAATGAAAATTGTATCATTTATATGGTTGATAACTTTGGGAAAGATATAACATCTAATTTTATTGATCTAATTTTAGAAATGGATAGTGAGGACGAGATAAAAAGAGTATATGAAGCACTTTGTAAAGATGGAACTATTAAATTAGAGTTGCAAAAAACATTTTGGGGAGCACTTCATGCAATGGTTACCGATAAGTATGGAGTAACATGGGGGTTAAATTATACTATTAAATAA
- a CDS encoding GtrA family protein has product MQNFDNYELNNNSLFIKYRSFLRFVLVGLLNTSVDFFVFTIFHSLFFLDVSFSQSAGYITGTLNSFVLNKLWTFENQKTKKVTTIKQFLKFILVNIVSLIISVILIRNLTYSLNLNPYFSKIIVTVITQFVNYYGYKLWVFNK; this is encoded by the coding sequence ATGCAAAACTTTGATAATTATGAGTTAAATAATAATAGCTTATTTATTAAATATAGGTCATTTTTACGTTTCGTATTAGTGGGATTACTAAATACAAGTGTAGATTTCTTTGTTTTTACAATATTTCATAGTTTGTTTTTCTTAGATGTGTCATTTTCTCAGTCAGCTGGTTATATTACAGGGACATTAAATAGCTTTGTTCTAAATAAATTATGGACATTTGAAAATCAAAAAACAAAAAAAGTTACAACTATTAAACAATTTTTAAAATTTATTTTAGTAAATATTGTGTCTCTTATAATATCAGTAATTTTAATAAGAAACTTAACCTATAGCTTAAATTTAAATCCATATTTTTCAAAGATAATTGTCACTGTAATTACACAATTTGTTAATTATTATGGTTATAAACTATGGGTTTTTAATAAATAA
- a CDS encoding glycosyltransferase family 2 protein, whose product MNSNVVYSIVVPVFNEELVINETYKRLKYVMDSLNESYEIIFVNDGSKDKSGEILKNICNKDKNIKLISFSRNFGHQVAITAGIDYSSGSAVIIIDADLQDPPEIIPKMTEKWKEGYHVVYGKRIKRNGESFFKRFTAKAFYRILRMMTDINIPVDTGDFRLMDRKVCDALKSIPEKNRYVRGLVSWIGFKQTGVEFVREGRFAGETKYPLKKMLKFAFDGITSFSYKPLKLATYIGTIISVLSFFYLVVVIIEKLFTNFTVKGWTSIVALNLFFNGLMFIMIGIIGEYIGRIYDEAKGRPLYIVDEKEGF is encoded by the coding sequence ATGAATAGCAATGTTGTTTATTCGATCGTTGTTCCAGTTTTCAACGAAGAATTAGTTATTAATGAAACATATAAAAGATTAAAATATGTAATGGATAGCCTAAATGAGAGCTATGAAATAATATTTGTAAATGATGGTAGCAAAGATAAATCTGGTGAGATTCTAAAAAATATATGTAATAAGGACAAGAATATTAAACTCATTAGTTTTTCAAGAAATTTTGGGCATCAAGTAGCTATAACCGCTGGAATTGATTATTCCAGTGGTAGTGCAGTAATAATAATTGATGCAGATTTACAAGATCCACCTGAAATAATACCAAAAATGACTGAAAAGTGGAAAGAAGGATATCATGTAGTTTATGGTAAGAGAATCAAAAGGAATGGTGAATCATTTTTCAAAAGATTTACTGCAAAAGCCTTTTATAGAATTCTTAGAATGATGACAGACATTAATATACCTGTTGATACAGGTGATTTTAGACTCATGGATAGAAAAGTTTGTGATGCACTAAAATCAATACCAGAAAAAAATAGATATGTTAGAGGTCTTGTAAGTTGGATTGGTTTTAAACAAACTGGTGTTGAATTTGTGAGAGAAGGAAGATTTGCTGGGGAAACAAAATATCCGCTAAAAAAGATGCTTAAGTTTGCATTTGACGGAATTACTTCTTTTTCATACAAGCCATTGAAACTTGCCACTTATATTGGAACTATTATATCAGTATTAAGTTTTTTCTATTTAGTTGTTGTTATAATTGAGAAATTATTCACAAATTTTACTGTTAAGGGTTGGACCTCAATTGTAGCTTTAAATCTTTTCTTTAATGGTCTTATGTTTATAATGATAGGTATTATTGGAGAATATATAGGAAGGATTTATGATGAAGCAAAAGGCAGGCCACTCTATATTGTAGATGAAAAGGAAGGATTTTAA